A single window of Oerskovia paurometabola DNA harbors:
- a CDS encoding cold-shock protein codes for MALGTVKWFNGEKGYGFIAPEDGSADVFAHYSAIQTQGFRSLEENQRVEFDVTQGPKGPQAENIRPL; via the coding sequence ATGGCATTGGGAACCGTGAAGTGGTTCAACGGCGAAAAGGGCTACGGCTTCATCGCACCTGAGGACGGCAGCGCCGACGTGTTCGCGCACTACTCCGCCATCCAGACGCAGGGCTTCCGCTCGCTCGAGGAGAACCAGCGCGTCGAGTTCGACGTGACGCAGGGCCCCAAGGGCCCGCAGGCGGAGAACATCCGCCCGCTCTGA
- a CDS encoding transglutaminase-like domain-containing protein — protein sequence MYDPSSRLEPVGTTAVHPAVARWVAHSPYSSPGEHAQLLRGVPTDPDALGQVARNVIAHYRAEAEFMPAERATDVDSRWLATILDLDHSRHGTALTEPRAVCDRVGGCCRDHSLLTVGVLREHGIPARTRVGFVSYFTPGFHHDHVVVEHWADGRWLRWDPELTAGDPVFPFDPLDLPRGTGDVAEDLALPFVPAATAWLALRAGLADADLFGVDPGLPFRGDWFVHDYVLFELAHRQGDELLLWDTWGAMSTDDTLEGADLTLVDEIATLLVRADQGDQEAEEELTARYAVDDRLHPGPRVRTLSPTGPSRWTDLTDRHLDAAGSLRPPTA from the coding sequence ATGTACGACCCGTCCAGCCGCCTCGAGCCGGTCGGCACGACCGCCGTCCATCCCGCGGTCGCCCGCTGGGTGGCCCACTCGCCGTACTCCTCGCCCGGGGAGCACGCCCAGCTCCTGCGGGGCGTACCCACCGACCCGGACGCGCTGGGGCAGGTGGCACGCAACGTGATCGCGCACTATCGCGCCGAGGCCGAGTTCATGCCGGCCGAGCGTGCCACGGACGTCGACAGCCGGTGGCTCGCGACGATCCTCGACCTCGACCACTCCCGGCACGGGACCGCGCTCACCGAGCCCCGGGCGGTCTGCGACCGGGTGGGAGGCTGCTGCCGGGACCACTCGCTGCTGACCGTCGGGGTGCTGCGAGAGCACGGCATCCCCGCCAGGACCCGCGTGGGGTTCGTCTCGTACTTCACGCCCGGCTTCCACCACGATCACGTCGTCGTCGAGCACTGGGCGGACGGCCGCTGGTTGCGCTGGGACCCCGAGCTCACCGCGGGAGACCCGGTGTTCCCGTTCGACCCCCTGGATCTTCCACGGGGCACGGGGGATGTCGCCGAGGACCTGGCTCTACCGTTCGTCCCCGCAGCCACGGCCTGGCTCGCGCTCCGTGCCGGGCTGGCGGACGCGGACCTGTTCGGAGTGGACCCGGGGCTGCCGTTCCGCGGCGACTGGTTCGTCCACGACTACGTCCTGTTCGAGCTGGCCCACCGTCAGGGGGACGAGCTGCTGCTGTGGGACACGTGGGGGGCGATGAGCACGGACGACACGCTCGAGGGCGCCGACCTCACGCTGGTCGACGAGATCGCGACCCTGCTCGTCCGTGCCGACCAGGGCGACCAGGAGGCGGAGGAGGAGCTCACCGCACGCTATGCCGTCGACGACCGCCTGCATCCTGGGCCACGGGTGCGCACCCTCTCCCCCACGGGACCCAGCAGATGGACCGACCTCACCGACCGGCACCTCGACGCCGCCGGCAGCCTGAGGCCGCCGACCGCCTGA